The Candidatus Neomarinimicrobiota bacterium genome includes the window AGGACCACCGCCGCCGCGAAGAACCGATTGGGCATGCTGGTCTGAACCAGGACCGGCGCAGTGATGCGGTGTGTAAGCATCACCCCAAAGATGATGAGCACCAGGATACCGCCAACGTAGATGACCACCTGGACAGCGGCTAAAAAATCGGCGTACAGAAAAACGTATAATCCCGCAACGCCGAACAGGGTGCCCATGAGCGCCACTGCCGAATGCACCAGGTTGCGGGCAGTGACGACAAAGAAAGCGGTGACCACCACCAGAACAGCGACCCCGATAAATGCTATATCACCCATGCTCAGTTAATTCACCAGACGGGAGAGGACGGCTTCCGTCTCGCTATCCAGTTTGCCAAGCTCCGACAGGGTGGTTCGTATCTCCCGTACCGCCTCCTCTATAGAGGCTCCCTGTCGCAACGCCCGGTTGAGGATTGACTTGGCTTTGCCCCGGGCCAGCCGGTCTGAGATGCCATCCAGGATCGATAGGTCAACCTCTTCTTC containing:
- a CDS encoding NADH-quinone oxidoreductase subunit J, with product MGDIAFIGVAVLVVVTAFFVVTARNLVHSAVALMGTLFGVAGLYVFLYADFLAAVQVVIYVGGILVLIIFGVMLTHRITAPVLVQTSMPNRFFAAAVVLLIFIGLSALSFRTPWHQGAVVETTGTVAVIGRALMTRYLLHFEVAGILLLLALLGAAYLSRREDA